Sequence from the Pagrus major chromosome 15, Pma_NU_1.0 genome:
TATTGGATTTGCCGTGGCAGTCATTAGAGTAACCTCATCTCATGCTACATAGAGGAAGAAGCATGCCATTCACCTCTATGAGCATAATACTGTAGTTGGTGGACAGTCTGTAAGCACTGTCAATCATaaagtgttattattttatatacCGTTATTGAAACTAGCAAAATTCTGGCCTTGTTACAACACCCTGTCCTGTACAGCCACCATACCTGGCTGTGTTTCAACAAGGTGTGAAACTCACCAACAGTTCTTCTGTTCGTGTTTGGAAGTAACCGCAGAATTGTCACGCTTGTGTTAAATGGTTCATTTTGCAGTTTGTGGATGCTCAAGCTTTCTCCTCTGCCAACCAGGTTTGATAGAAATGGGCTCTGACTGAGAGAAAGGGCTCCAATTGTACATTTTGATTATCTGGTTTTAGGGTTGGGGGGGTATATCATTGACAGTTTACCATGTAAAATTTGTATGTAAGATACATAAGATTAAAAACTAATAAACCATAATAAGTTAACTTTGTTGATTTGtgtcatttgtgttgtttttgtgagcCTGTCCTGATTAAAGAGACGAAAATGTCCAATGTCTTCCCTGAAATAAGCTTTTCTCTGTCgttttttatacaaatatatgGGCAGATAAGCCTGTAACTGTTTTCATTACTAAATACAACTGGATCGGCACTGTTAGTAAATAAGGTGATCCTtcctttaaaggtacaatatataaaaagtttagttcaaaatgttcaaaaattaattaaaatcaacAAACACTTGAAGCTCTGCACAGAGTAAATACAGTAGGATAAGACTGAAAGCTGCACCGCTGACTATGCTAACGGTGGCTACATCTAGCAGCACGTAGCAGTTACCCAGGTGATATGCTCTATTTGTCTGGGAGTGTGAATTCAACAGGGggccaattcctacatattgcacctttaatatccCTGTTAGTGTCCAGTTTGGTGTTGTAAGCTGCccttattaaaataattaaactttGAATACTCTAAATAATTgaacatacatttaaatattctAAATCATTAAACATAAATTCTCCTGACATTTATTGTTCAGAATAATATATGTACACCTGCTTCTTagagagagatttatttttCTAGATTGTATAAGATTCTTTGTCATAATACATATTAATAAATGCTGAGAGGCCATCTTGATTTAAATTTCAAACGTTGCATTAAAACACTTTGTTCCCCTTACATTAGACACGTTTTAAGCAGATGTTTGCTGTTAAAGCATAatcttttattctctttattatttttaatgtattcgTTTATCTGGTTGTACTGACTGTCTGACTTTATTGCTGCTTTTAAgttactgttgatttttttatttgatttatctGGGATCAGCTCACAGGCTCGTGTTGGTCGAGCACATCcgccggagagagagagaacatcaGCGAGCCAGAGGCGCACAGTGATGACGTCTCAGGCACGCTCATAGCTCGCGACGCGCTTGTTATTTTTCGCGGAGGGTTCATTTGGCCATAAAGTGTTTACAGGATACTCGGATATAGTTCTACGACAGAATGTCTTTCAACGACGATGAGTCCTCAGAGATCGGGCTGGCCGGACAGTCAAAGCTGGAGAGCTTCCTGTTCAGTAAGGAGCATTTTAACACAGTTTATCGGCTCGGCTCAGGTGGCGCACACGTGGGTCTCTGTGATGTGCTTCGGTATTCTTTAAAATCATCCTGCATGTTTTTGCACCAGCAGAAAGTGAGACATTTTACACGAAAAGCTAAAATTGTCCTGGGTTTTGTCTTCCAGGCTGCGAGCTGTCCTCCAAGGTTCCTTTCTACACTTTccaaggagatgaagaggaggaccTGGAGCACTTCCTTGAACTCAGAACAGTATGTACAATTGCAGCAGAGACTGTGTATTAATCATCCAAGAATGTGAAATCATAGCTTTGGTATCATATTTTCTATGTGAGGATACCTGAAACAATTGTTGTGGTTTCTTCAGGTCTGTCTGGGAGAGGGTGCCAAGGAGGAGAGTAACGTGGTGGAGGTGACGGCCATGAACCACCAGGGAAAGACTATCTCAGTGCCCATCGCCAACCTCCACATGAGCTGTCTGCCCATGGTACAGTGCAGTGAAGTCTTTCTACATGCAGGTTAATGATGTTAAGAGATGTGTCTCAGCTTctgccttctcctcctcaggtgAGTCTGGGAGAGTTTGAGCTGAAAGCCCCCGTGACCATCAGGCTGAAGGCCGGGACAGGACCAGTCACCGTCAGTGGGTTACACCTCATAGGTAACAAATCACTTCTTCTTCACTTAACAAAACCCTTTTGTCAGAATATCCAGTAGTGTAGTGGAATAGTTAAGTGACAGTTAAACATTTCAAGCCCTGTAACTCCAAAAGATGAAAACAGTAATGTGGGGACCAGAGATGTGGGAGCTGACTCGAGTTGTCACTGTTTCGATGAATTGCGACTTGACTTACAGAAAATAACTTACTTGAgacttggaagttaaagactcgtgatttgacttgactttaGACATGATGACTCAAGTGACTTGacgtttcttttttatttaatgttgttttttagtctggctgtcagtatttcactgtttaaaagtgatggggaggAAATATGTTTTGGATTTAGAAGAAATAGGA
This genomic interval carries:
- the npm3 gene encoding nucleoplasmin-3; protein product: MSFNDDESSEIGLAGQSKLESFLFSCELSSKVPFYTFQGDEEEDLEHFLELRTVCLGEGAKEESNVVEVTAMNHQGKTISVPIANLHMSCLPMVSLGEFELKAPVTIRLKAGTGPVTVSGLHLIASQVEESDLSDDDDDMEEEEEEISPIKPAKKKQKQ